The Scomber japonicus isolate fScoJap1 chromosome 12, fScoJap1.pri, whole genome shotgun sequence sequence CTTCATGTCAAGTTCACAGATGTTGCTGAGATCCCAACTTGGGTGTATTTGCTGAGGAGTTTGCGAGAGCTTAACCTAATCGGGAACTTGAGCTCAGAAAATAACAAGATGATTGGTCTAGAGTCCATGCGAGATTTGAGGCATTTAAAGACATTATGCCTGAAGAGTAACCTCACGAAAATGCCCACAAACATCACAGAGCTGTCGCCACACCTAATAAAGTTAGTGGTACACAATGACGGTACAAAACTGGTGGTACTAAATAGTCTGAAAAAAATGACCAATCTCATCGAACTGGAGCTGCACAGCTGTGAACTGGAGAGGATTCCACATGCTATTTTCAGCTTGACCAACTTACAGGAACTTGACCTGAAATCGAACAACATCCGAACCATAGAGGAGATCATAAGCTTCCAGCACCTCAAGAGGCTGACATGCCTTAAACTTTGGCACAACAAAATTATCACCATTCCATCCTCCATTGGCCAGGTCAAGTCTCTGGAGTCTCTCCACCTCTCACACAATAAACTGGAGTCTCTGCCTCCAGCCCTGTTCACTCTACCTAAACTGCGGCACTTGGATGTGGGCCACAACTCCATCACAGTGCTGCCACCGGATGTGGGTCTTCTGCACAACCTCCAGCACTTAGCCATCAATTCCAACAAGCTGGAGGTGCTGCCCAAACCTCTGTTCAGGTGCACCAAGCTAAAAGTGTTGTGCCTGGGGTACAACGCGCTCACTGTGCTGCCAGAGACTGCGGGTCAGCTGGTCCAGCTCACTCAGCTGGAGCTGAGAGGAAACTGTCTGGAAAGACTGCCTGCCCAGCTAGGCAACTGTCGCCTGCTGCGCAAAAACAACCTGATTGTGGAGGACCATCTCTTTGACACACTGCCTGTGGAAGTTAAGGAGAGCATCAACCGAGAGACCAACGTGTCCTTTACGAGTGGCTTATAGCACAAAATGACCATTCAGACAGGCTGGGTAGCTGTGGTGGTAGCCTGCATAATGGGATGGAATAGTGAtctttttactattattgttttattattgttatatccACAAAAATGAATGCATTTTCTTGATTGTTTTTATGGGTTGTCTTAGATGCTTATGTAGTGAAATGAATGCAGATTACTTTTAATGTTGCAGAGTATGTATCATCTAATTCAACATTATTCTGATTTTTGGCAATTAGCATTTCAGAGCTttgaacaataaaacattagGAAATTAGATTCTCTTTCTAATATTCTGTAGACCAAAACTGTTTGCTCACAGTATGTAGACGTATCACTAATGTTTTAGGTACTCAGGTAAACTTGTAACCATGGGGAACAATCTTTTTTGCCTTAACTGCTGCTATTTTTTTACAGTGAGGGctttcacaaacaaaaagccaaaaatgacAATTTCATGTTGTCTTGTCACTTTTCATATGAACACACAGCAATTTCTATATGTGTAGGAAGAGATCACAATGTAATGCTCCCTTCCTGGTAATTTTTAACTTTTGTTGAAATCaataacctttattttaatgtcttATAGTTAACAGAATGATTTCAGAGTTGTGAAACTCAGGTGGAGACTAAGCACCAGAAATGAACTTTTACCTTTGTAGAGATTGTATACTAAGGCCTAGAGTAATTCATTTGCACATTGAAAACCTAATGATATAAAGATCAGTGAAATATCTTTTGTGATAACGTGTTCCTACACAGACATGAACTAATAAAAGGGAAATCTTTTGACCATCTTTCttaatcatgttttaaaaattaaatgtgtaattaaatggGTCATGGCTTGGACTGATTATGTAATGATAAACCTGTCTGCCTTCATTCTTCTCAATGTATTTCTGTGTAGGCCAACATATAAGTGTTCTTCAGAGTTGCTGTACCACCTTGGTGATCCTATGCTCAAAGTTCAAACTTTATGGCACAATAAAACAAGATTTTAGATGAATGTcctatcattattattctattCAAAGTGCACACTAAACACTAATGTGGTAAATACATTGTGAAAACATCAGGCATTAAATTTCCAAGGTATATTTATGTGAATTCAGAGTAAAATTCCTAATGCATTTTTAACATGAACAATTTCACATCCAAAGCTATGGAGCCTGTAAAGCAGTGTACAAACATTTTCTTGTCATGTCCACCCTTGGCAACtcaaaaaatgtcactttccCTCACCTATATATTTATACTGAATGCATTTTATCAACCACAACAAAAGCAGAGTTGAATTTTATTGAAATAATGTTATCAAGAACATGACTGCATGTTTCTTTTTATGCATATCTCTCTAGCTTTTGTTGTGCAATTCAAATGCAAGATAAGCGTTGTCCAAACTGTCAGAGTCTGTACATACAAAAGATATAAAGCTCTCCtgctttatttttctccatacattttttcaagttttcTTTTCCCCCCAGTCAAAAATACCTGACCTGTGTTTTATATGTCAAATCATTTTGCTTTTCTTGGTAATCTGAAATGCAAATGAATTATATTCATGGATCTTTTTTCGGAACAGTTGTAACTAATATTTATTACCACTCTTATGGTCAATTATTCCAATGCAATGCAGCAATTAATAACACTATTAGAAAGATAGAATAATTTCTTAAGTTTAATTCACTCCAAACCAGTCCACACACTGTTTCCAGTTATTTGTCTTGACTGTGCAGGTTTTTAATGACAATTAAGACTTAAATCACATTATCCATGTTTTTTACCAGATGATGAATGTTCACCTATATGATGTTCCTGCCAAAATTATGATTTCTATCAGACCATTCAGTTTTCGAGTGTAAGGGATGGTTCTATACAGGAAACGTATGCTGGTCCTCTGCAAACCAGTAACATTGTTAATGTGAGCAAGTGAGTCCTGTTGATGAAGAACAATAGATTAACTGTTTCTGTATACTTCTTGACCAGGTCATAGACGTCATGTGTGTTATGCATGTATGTAGCCTTCTGTTCAGCAGTCTGACTAATGGCCTTGCCGTAACATGCTCAATAAATCATTCTTATTCTGAGAATTTACATCACAAAGTATCTGTCCTTGAGATATCCTCTCCTAGCTCTGAGAGTGTCAGCACATGTTCTTGCTTATAGTCTGGATATGTTTTTTCATCATTCTCACTCATCATTGGACTCACTCAACGTTTAACATACACCCTTGTCTCCTCTacacattatttaattaattacagTTAAAGCAATTTTGTTTAGGAATATGCATGATGTAAATTTTGGTACAGCTTGACAACACAGGTAAATCTGACATTGTGCTTCAGTGAGACATATTTTCCAAACATTTGTGAGACACACAATGGATCTGGGTAACTGATAACTCAGCTGATGATTCAACCTTCCTATTTCTCTGCACTAGTTAGACTGGATAAATGTTTAGGAAGTTTTGATCATACTGTGTTTATACTTTGGGATGATTATTCTGGTTTGTTATCAAGCTACCAGGAAGAAAATTTTGACCATGTATACATTTTGGTCTGACATGAAAATAACAAATCacagaaatagatagatagataaagactTGGAAACCCCTGTTTGTGACATTAAATAGAGGTGCATCAATCTACTATAGGGTGTATAGTCTTCCACCattcaaaattgtatttttcattttgttggtacagttggatgtttgagcttcactgtgcagaatgatgtactTGCAGAGTTTGATGCTAtaagactgttttcacattcattttctttgtctctgtgtgcaataaaatctgattttaggGGTGAgcctatgagcatgatttgtgacatcatgatattgaaacttgaagcctccattGGACAAACGTTGACAATGGACTTTACAATGCAGGAAACATTTTGTTGGAAAAGTTTTGAAATGAagaatatttgtattttcatagTTTCTGAATTAGCGATATAATATAACTGTATTCTTTATGAGTAGATTTAGTGTAAAATAGATCAGCCTAATAAATAATAGTAGTTTtagtaataattaaataattttaatattttttacaagGCAAATTGAActtttgtgaaaaaaacaaacatgtcagaCAATTCTTTTTATTCCAAACAGGGTATTTTTCATACATCTGTAAACATGCCTGGAGGGGATCCCTGAacacaaaatgtgtaatgtgttgcAGTATGTCACCATCTGTTGGCAGGTGAAAATACTTTTAAAGCTGCAGGCCACCCTAAACAATCTGACTCCTCATGCTCTAGACATAACCAATTCAATCAACAAAGGCAACTAGTAGTGGTGGAAGAGGGCGGGTCATGACTTCGCCAtctaggggaaaaaaaacatcgcCCCATGGTTGCTTTCAAAAGCTGCACATAGTGATGACAATATGATTGTGACGTGCTTGGTTTGAAGTAATTTTATAAGGCAATTCATGTTTAGTTGTTTTAATAGTAGCTATATCAAAGAAATGTTACAAATGTAGCCTAGTGTAATTTATTAGTTGGTCAGTAATCAATGCAGAGAGTGGTAGACTAAGTGTCAGAAAGCATCATGACTCAGTTAAACCTGCACTGCTGAACTTTTATTCAGAAATGAATATCTGTTCATTTCCAGCCCTTGTCAATCGATGCAATCAAACAATGTTGATTAAGCCTATAACCTTCAGATaaatctctgtatttcacatCAGGCCtaaagagttttaaaaaagggttaggCCTTCACtttcactgccagaagggggagacaaaggTCCCGCACTCCAGTTTTAACAGCACCATATGCTTGACAGCTgataatgctgtgttttttctccCGATAACAGATTATGGTTTAGTGTCTTCTGTTTATTTTGATGGCATTCCCCGTCCTGCACCGGAAGTGTTCAACTAGTGCCGCCCTGCGCCGGAAGTGTCCCTATAGAGGAGGCCTGCAGACACACTGCGCTCTGAACAGATAAGACACCCTCTCTTCACTCACATTCTGACCTGCTGCTTTtagtaaataaatgatgaacCGTCAGAGAAATGTTCCTTTCAacacttcagcagcagcagcagcagctacaggACCTGCTCCAGTTGGCCTGTTCAATCAGCAACAAGCTGGAAGGTAATTCAGTGCAGTCACAATAACATTAGCCAACATAAGTGTTTAAAGTAGCTGCATTTATGCGAAGACGTTTCAGATGTACCATGTTGCGCaaggtgtttttgttgtttgaatGGTGGTGCATTTGCATGTTAAACCGCTAACCCAAGCATCGTTTACTATCTGTTTTGGACTGAGACTATATGGCTACAGCTAACAGGAAACACTACTGAGCTATTTCATAAAATGCTACCTTTTACCTGCAACATTGATATTCAGTAGCTGTCATTTAGGTATTCGGTTGTCCTATTGAATTGTTCCCACTTGTGTGTTTTCTATGATAACCAGAACACCCCAAGACTTCAGAGAATGTATGATACACATGCCCATGAAACCACCAAACTCAAACATCAGGACATCTGACATGGCTGCAAAGACACGACCAGCTCATAGAAGAGCAGGTATAGTAACCTCTGTGGACATTTAAACACACCTACTTTGTTCCTAGGAGGATCCTACAATGGATTAAACCAATGCTTTTTGCATAATTAAGCCAAATTGCTAATTACATCATAATCAACCATTGTCTAAACTTGAGCTGAAATTATTAGTCGATtagtaaattaattaattataccCCAATACACTCTGATTTCAGCATTTCAAATGTGAggttttgctgcttttctgtattttacagAATTGGAAATgcagtgtatttgtgttttgggCAATGGGTTTGATTTTGAGGATATCTCAGGGGTCTGAGAAATTATAATGATATTTttccactattttctgacattttattgactctACTGTTTCATGTAGAATTATCCAACAGATTACTTTATAATCTCAATAACTGTTTGCAGCAACCCTAAAGCCTACCATGCAGCTGAGTATTGTCTATAGTTCCTTAAATTCCACTTTATTATGAAATTGTCTATGGCCCATTTGTGTATAAAGTATGTTATTGTTGAAATATAATGCATACAGTTAAGATTGTTCACATCAGTTTGCATTTGCATTATTAACTACGTTACTATGCAACTTGACCATAATGAATACAGGCtcaatgttcattttaatattttacacaactCAAGCTATTTAAGCTTCAGTCTGCTTATTGACTTTGATAATATTCACAATTTAATGGAAGGTCATCTCTGTCAAACTGTGTGGCATGCATGCTGACCATTGGAAAAAGGTCAGTTTATAATTGGGGATTATTGTGTTAGGTCTTACCCTAGTAACTAATAAAGTCTTGTCTTTAGTTCTTCTCTAGTTTGTAGTCTTTAGATTACATATCTAAATACAGCCAGTCTTTTCTGGATAAACTGCCCTCATTTTTCATTTACCTTTTGTATTCTTCAGGTCAATCTTCTGCTGGTAGATGGAAGTCTTCATTCAAACCAGTAGACGGTGAACTAAGTGACGATGACAGTTCTcaggacaaaaacacaaacagttcAGAAAGGTAAGCCTGTGTACAGTATTTTGATGTGGTAAAATGAAGATGCAGCACTTGTCATTTAGGGCTGGTGATCGGTATTAGATACCTTTTTTAAGATATCAACTGAAAtgaatcaataccaagtagtattaaaatgtctcccatcaaacgatacctgcaatcgatcctttttacacccagagctagaaaatctGACTATTTGTATAGATTTGCTCACAGCCAAGCAAGCACTCTTcgatttaatgtgacatgttaTTGGCCCACtaccacagcagctacaacctgtctgtggtggtgaagtcgcagtgaatttgagttagcatgCTTACTACTttagcagccaagatgccaatGCTTTAAAGTGTGGCTACACTACATGCCTATAACGCCattgttatgtaaaaacaaatccttttgatgtggaggagtggtggcattttatgtaatttaatgcttctattcacttGATGGGTAACTACTCAGTTGGTATTGCTATCACTTTAAGGATACTTGGATTGGTATGGGTatcgtcattttttaaaagataccCAGCCCTATTGTCATTGAAGTGAAACCTTCCGTTTACTGATCCtaacataagaaataaaaaagactgaAGGCTCCTCCTGCAGGATGTATGCAGAAATTGTGTGGCCCCTTATAATACATTTGTAAATCTTCCTACAAGTTCTGTGGGCCCTTTGAATGATAACCACTTTTCACTGATGACACTGCCACCCTCTGCTTGAAACCTCTCACTCTTTGACCCAATGAGTACCTGAATCtgttgtttggattttttttttccccaggcCCTAGGCAGAGAGTGATGTTGCAGTACAGGTTGTTCCACACTTGAGCCTTTAACTTTGCCTTGCTGTGACAAAAAATGTTGTAATATGGTCTGCTGAAGGTGACCTCATTAGGACTTATTCCAGGTGGACCTTGTAAAGTAAAAGTGCAAGCGGCAGGAAATGTGCAGCGCCTTAGTGACTGCTTAAATAAATGGAGACATTTCAGGAAATGTGCACAGCCTCTAATTAGTTTTCTCATTCTAAAAAAAGCTGACCCTTCCCGTCCCCTCAACCAACAGTTTATGTAGCTTGATAACACAGTTTAAGTGCTCATGAACATACATGGTTAATGGTCACATGTCCTTACAGCAGCTCTTTAGATAAATTACCAACGCTGTAACAGAATAGTGAATTCATATGACATATACAAACTGAaattcttcctccatttcccTCAGGATTGAGCTTTACGACCCTTATGATCCCGGCTCATCAGACTCTGAGTCCGACATGACACGACGTGGCTCAAACCACGACCACTCCCCACCTGACCAGGATAAAAACTTGACACGACAGCGCTTGTCTCCCAGCAGAGGTTGTCTTGAAATCCGTCACTGGAATTCTTCCTTTTCTGAACCAGGCAGCAGACCTCTTGACAGACATGACTTTAACCCTGGAACCAGACCTAGTGAGAGTCGAGGTCTCGGTCAAGGCCATAGACTAACTGAACGACGAGCTTACAGCCCAGACACTGAATCACTTGACCGGCCTGGGTATGGTTCTATCAATAGACCTATGGACCACAGAAGTCGCAGCCCAGACAGGCTTATtcacagctcctccactcaGCAGTTCCCTGGATCTTATGGAGGACACAGGACCAACGGAGAAGAGAGGATAACAATGCCAGAATACAAGAGAGAGGTATCACCAGTAAGACTGAGAATATCAAAGTTGCATCTCAGCTTGTTGACATTATGTTTTTACTGGACATTCAGTGTTGAAACATTAGCAGGATACAGAGTCCTCTTAGATGtactttgttgtatttttctctACTGCAGATGGGCACTACTGTTAGATTATCCCCACCCAGGTCAGAGCTGGGTTATCAACATCAGTTGGGGCATATGGGAACAGGTAAGTTGGCATTTTTGTGAATTTTGTGCTGTTACTCTATAAGAACATGATTGCATGCATTACATACTTGAGAACAGTGTTTGGAAAGATTATCATTAACAGTCCAGTGAGTTTCTGAATGAGCAAAGTGCTACTTGGAATATTTTTGCTAATGTATTTCCTCTGTGAACTTAACCAATTCCTTGTTTAATGTTCTGCAGGATTGGACCAAATCACATCTTCCAAAGAGGTGACAAAGAACAGAAGCAAAAGCATAATAATAGACAAGTAAGCATTGTGTCATATAAATTTGGTGGTGTAGAAGAAAACATAGACATCACGTGTTCATATATTCATCACACAATTGCAACAATAATACATGCTGTGCTCAGTACATTATGTGACTCTGTTTGGCTCATGTTGCTGCACAGTTATATCTGATTATCAGGATTAGGATCTGTCAAGAAGAGGAAGTCCATATAACTGTGTTGCTATGATGGGAGTAatataatttccaaaatgtaatACTTTCCACATTCCTTTGCAGATAGCACAGTCCATTTGTAACTGAAACATGTCTGCAAAAAATAGGAGCATGCACATATCAGttataaacacactgtgatacAGAATAAACCATGGGTGAGTGACCAAGCGACCAGCATACTTAGCACTGTACAAACTAATAAAATCTCATATTATTACTTTACAACTTTGCTAGATCAGTTTTTAGTCATACAAAGTTTAGACGCTGTAGTTGCAAAGTCTCTTAATATCATGTAAGAACAGTTTGagtgactgatgactgactgatcTCTGTTGGGTCCTAATGAATCAACACTGTAACATTTACAGATCCCATTACCATTACAGATGGCAGATCTTTATGCCGTCTCTTctgtacacattcatgtttcatGAACAGGTTGCAAGTTGGAACAGTGATGTAATAAGAGTCTTAAGCCATAAAGATATCTGGGGCTGATGGGTGTCATTATTTTTGCACGTAATGAGTCATGCATAAAAGTATTAGACTACTTAAAATTTGACATGATGGTGATAGTAGACAGAAAGTCAGGGAATCAACAAAGTGATTACAATTCATCCTAAAGGGAACATCAATGTGGGAATCAACActtcatgacaatccatccaatagttgttgagaaaCTTCACTGATAACTATCTGCCAACCTAAGGAAAAGTCAttggatcaccaaagtcattttatggtatttttggttaaaatacatttgttgatGCTGTGTAGTAGGAAGGCTACTATGGAAGGCAGACATTATGTTTAAAttacatcaaacatttatttgacattgtTACACTGCAACCTGATGTTACTTACTGATGTTACATATCTGCAATAAAATATCAGCTCGGACTAATAATCATTATTGATTGAAGTCTGGTCACAGTAATATTGTATGAATATCATCTTTCTCTGTTTAAGCGTTAACACTCTACATGgcttcatatttttctttcagcccAATCAGCTGTGACCTTTGTGATGTTGAGTTTGCCAATGGGCAGGAGCTGGAGGATCACTTGGACAGCAAGAGTCACTGGGACACACTGGAGCACATCCAGCAGCATAATAATTATGATGATCTGGCTATAGCCTTCTTACAGGTATGATGATGCTTAGTATGAAGACATCCTATTGATGTGCAACAGTGGTCTTTTCCGAGACAGTTTCTTTTTTCAACCTACATATaccatatataaatataaacaaatgttGTACGCTGGTGTGTCTGGATGATGAGTGACATTTTTGCTCCTATAGGAAGTCATGCTGTATAAAAGTCGTCAGTGTAGCCGAGCCATAGAGGACACTGCTTTTCAAGGTAAATAACTTGGAACAGTAACAAACTGaaagtctttttattttctagtaAAACAACAAAGTCTAAGTACAGTGTGGTCTTTATACTGTCAGCTCTGCAGGAAAACGACCACATGACAAAGGTTGAAATGTTCCACTGTGCGTCTTGCCAAGTCTTCATATCCACATCTGTGTCCTCAGTGCAGAGTCATATTACCTCTCAAGAACATCTCTCCAACACAAAGGTAACTCAGGCTACTGTGTAGCATAACAGAAATAACTGAATTTTTCTGAAAATCTCTGTCATTGACTAGAATGGATTTGGTGATGACTGATTAATTTACTGATTGATTTCCTGAAGGAGTTTGGTGTGCAGCAGAGGCGTGCCTGCCTTGAGAAAGCAGAAACCATGATGACAGAATTGAAACCTCAGCTTGAACACTTCCTAAAGGTATTTTGCTGACtgaacatatgtgtgtgtaaagcagcagcagtgtgtttatAATGCACTATATTATGGCGCTGAAAAAAGTGGGAGGGAAATGTTAGATTTTGGGCTGATATGATTGATTTTAAGTAGAACTGAAATAATTACTTAATCCATAGAAATTTGGTTTTTTTGCAACTTTTGCAAATGAaccatttttcaagcaaaaaggCCAAACATTTGCTAGTTCCTACCTCTCAAATGGgaggatttgctgtttttccttttcatatatGAAGGATAACTGTCATTCGGGTTTTCATTATCTTAGTTACAATTCATTAGGAAAATAATTGGCAGTGTAGGTGAGACTGAAAACGATttagttgcagctttaatttaaagGACCTCATTCAATTCACATTACCACTTGCCACTGTAATGATCTTCTATTGTATGAGTGAGGTAAAAGATATACTATTTAAGTAAGCAAGTTTGATGAGAAAGCAGTAGAAAATAAGGCAGACAAGACTGAAACTTCTACACAGACTCTGCAGTCTACATACTCAACACAGTAAGTAGTTTTGTCTCAGTACAGGAAGGAAACATCTGTTATTTGTGCTATTCTGTCTCAAGAtgaaatttgaataaaaagcaatgcagaacatttaaaatgtaaaagaaacacaatttgTGCATTATATATAAGGTAGGTTtgcaattatttttgtttttgcacttaTTTCAGGGGACAATAAACCAAACAGAACACTTAAAGTCTTAATGGAGTCATtcaataatgtgtttgtttttagtccCAGTACACTACATTACCTCACACTAGAGGCTTAAATGGTACTCTACAAGGCTATAAGTAGTTATTAATCATCAAGTGGATTCGACTGCACTTGGGATACCTTCAAGTCTATATGTGGGGGGAAAGTAACCCAAATGTAGAGCTGATTACTAAACTGATTCTTTTCTTTCAGGGTGGCAGCCCATTTGTATGACTGAATTCATCCACAGTCCCCACAGTGAAGTTTACATTGTGATACTGTTTGCTTCAGATCAAGAACAATGGACTTTACACAACAGTTCACCTTGACTCACAACCACAGAAATGGTGTGGCACTATGTTGATAAAAGTGCACTCTCTGAATATGCCATTCAAGAGTTGTCAGAAAAAACATGTCATCGTCACAGGTTTATGGATTTTTGTACACTTGTTTATACTGTACCTGattgtcattttatattttgtccaTTTAACATTCGCTGTATTCGCAGTACTTCCAGGTCACCATCTAAAGTCACCTTAAAAAGACAGTTTGTTTATTAATTTTTGGATCCAATGCTGTTTTGTGAAAGAATgattggaaaacattttgtttctttgcttttttttatttagaacaACACAAATGTTTTAAGCATTGTATCTGTGTGATAtagtacatttaaaattaaattatttcaaaacagtatatttaatcattaaatATAGGTGACATGAAGGGCATTGTCAGCACTGGCTGTGTGTTAGGTTTTTTCTTAACCACCCTCagttttaattttgtatttgtattagaAACAATGCAGTTACTGAAATACTATAAAACACTTTCTATGCATAACAAGTTTGCagacatttttcctttttgttcttGTATAGTCACTTTTTCAACTTGAGATTCTTGAATTGTATCTCAAGAGCTTTCAGGTGCCATCACTTTCAGTCAGAAATATTCATCTCAGTAACTCTGTGCCCTGAAAACAGAGACTATTGGCTTTGATTTGAACATGTTGCAATACAAAAGAAACATGATTCTATGTATcttataaatgtgaatattgaGACAGAAGAGAGGTGCTCCCAAATTTAGACAAAAACGGACTCAAACCATGAGAAATCTGAGGTAAAAGTTGTCTTCATTAGAAATGGATTCCACACTACATTACTGcataaaacaagaaaactgtCCATTTGGAATTGTATTCCGAAAGATGGACcatgtaaaaacagaaaaaggtaACAATATCCAAAATAATTAACTTTGTTATCTGACCAAATGTACAGTATTCTCCATCATTAAGCAATATTGTACTTTTGGCCAGTAATCCattgactaaaaaaaaaaagtgaaagaacaTCCaatgtacatacacatacagtctAGTGAAATCTAAAAAGGTCCCCATTGGCTTCATGAGGCAGCATGTGCGGCTGTCTGAGAGCTGTCTTGGTCAGTCTTGAGGGTAGTGGGGTCCATGGGCAGCGAAGTGACCTCTACCATGCCTAGCCCAGTGTGGGGGACACTAGTGTTCATAATGTGTCTCTGTAAATGTTTAATCCAGTCCTCCTGGACTGACAAGGGACCCTGGAAGACGAGGTCACAGAACCTGTAGAAAGAAGAGTGACAATAATGCACCAAGTGTTAAGTATCCTCTGAGGTGTTTAGGCTTCATTAAACCACTTGGTATAACTCTCCTGGTTATTTTACTATGCATGATTATGATTTATGGCTAATTTTATTCCACACCCAGTCTCACGAATTTCATAATTTTTGGACCACATAACTGTAACAATATGTCTCACATTCACCCAGGTGGAGTGTTGAATAAATACAGGAAAAATGCTTGGC is a genomic window containing:
- the LOC128368761 gene encoding uncharacterized protein LOC128368761, with the translated sequence MMNRQRNVPFNTSAAAAAATGPAPVGLFNQQQAGRTPQDFRECMIHMPMKPPNSNIRTSDMAAKTRPAHRRAGQSSAGRWKSSFKPVDGELSDDDSSQDKNTNSSERIELYDPYDPGSSDSESDMTRRGSNHDHSPPDQDKNLTRQRLSPSRGCLEIRHWNSSFSEPGSRPLDRHDFNPGTRPSESRGLGQGHRLTERRAYSPDTESLDRPGYGSINRPMDHRSRSPDRLIHSSSTQQFPGSYGGHRTNGEERITMPEYKREMGTTVRLSPPRSELGYQHQLGHMGTGLDQITSSKEVTKNRSKSIIIDNPISCDLCDVEFANGQELEDHLDSKSHWDTLEHIQQHNNYDDLAIAFLQEVMLYKSRQCSRAIEDTAFQALQENDHMTKVEMFHCASCQVFISTSVSSVQSHITSQEHLSNTKEFGVQQRRACLEKAETMMTELKPQLEHFLKGGSPFV